Genomic segment of Mucilaginibacter sabulilitoris:
TGTTAAGTTTTTTTCTTTCGGCTGTAAGATATAAATAATCAATGTGTTGATTTGTGTTCGATTTTAATACCCTTCCGTGGTTTGAACCTTTATTTTTAAAAATAAGAATCTGAATTTCAATTAGTTGGACTCAATTTTAATGTTTGGATAATTAGTTAAATAACTGGAATAAAGCAATAAAACCCGCTAACAATCAATATGTTATCGGGTTTCGTGATGCAATTTGTACCGAGTAAGGGAAATTCTTTGAACCACTTATGCGGTTTTTGGATGTTTTGGAGAGCGTCGAAAGTTATTACTGGATCTGATAAATTCTCCTAACCTTAATATTATAGCAATTGCTAATGAAACAAAACTTATGAATAGGGTTGTATTTAAATTTCAAAAAATCTACAGAAAGATTGATTCCAGAAATTTCTCTGTAAGGTATGGGAATCTAACTCTACTCAAGATCCTTTTATCCATTCAGAGCGGGAGCAGAACCTATCGTTTAATGCCCCAATATACCTGTTTTTCTACCGATTTTCTAAAAGGCGCACTAATTCCGCATATGGGAGATATTTTTGTAATTTTGTCGATCATATAAGTCTCTTACAGTCAATATTAAGTGACCGTAATAATTGAATCCTACTTTTACCTAATGGTAAATTCCAAGCAAAGTCATTTTATTATTTTGCAACAATGAAAGAATTGATAGAATACATTTTGCAATTTGGGAATCTGAACCAACAGCAAATTAACCTTATAACAAGTAATGTCATAGAAATTGAACTTCGCAAAGATGAATATTTTTCGGAAGCAGGAAAAATTTCGCGACAAGTCGGATTCATTGTGGAAGGGATTGTTCGAGGCTGTTATTACAACAATAAAGGCGAAGAAATTACACGGTGTTTTATACCTGAAAATAACTTAGTAGTTGATTATTTAAGTTTTGAATCAAATTCGGCTTCTGCTGCATACTTACAAGCCAGTACTGATTGCAAACTTATTGTATTTTCAAAGCAACTTTGGGACGAATTGTCTTTAACAATCGTTGGTTGGGACATCATTAAAAACAAAATGATTCAAAAGTGTATGTACCAACTATTCAATAAAAATCCTATGATTTCAAAAGATGCTACCACACGTTACCTGGAATTTTTGGATAATTATCCATCACTTGTTAACCGTGTGGCGCTTTCTCATATTGCATCATACTTGGGAGTCACGCAGCAATCATTGAGTAGAATACGAAAAAACATTCGCTAGAATCACTTTTTACCAAATGGTAAATGACTTCATTTTTAATAGAATCATCTTTGCATGGTAAATTTAAAAATAAAGAAAAATGAAATCAGCATTCATAACAGGAGCAAACAAAGGTATTGGCTTTGAAACTGCCAAACAGCTATTGCAAAAAGGATTTTACGTTTACATCGGAAGTAGAAATTTAGAAAATGGCTTACAGGCCGTAAAAAAATTGGCAGCCGAAGGATTGGTAAGCGTTGAGGTCATTCAGATCGATGTGACTGATGATGATTCGGTAAAAAATGCACGAATTGAAATCGGTAAAAAAAAAGACGTTTTGGACATATTGATTAACAACGCGGGAATTAATGCTGATGGCATTGCAGAAGATGCTACGGCAGCAAGCATAGAGAATTTCAAAAAAATCTATGAAACTAATGTGTATGGAGTGGTGCGAGTGACAACCGCATTCATTGATATATTAAAAAAATCAAAAGAGCCACGCATCGTAAATGTAAGTTCAAATATGGGCTCTCTAACACTTCATAGCGACCCGAATTCTCCAAATTACGGCTATAAATCTTTTTCAGCTTATTCTTCTTCTAAATCGGCTTTGAATATGTATACCATACATTTGGCTCATGAACTTCGTGATACGTCATTCAAAGTAAATGCTGTTTGCCCAGGTCTTACAAAAACCGACCATACCAACTTTTTTGGTGGCAATGTTGAAGTTGCTGGAAAACGCATAGTAAAATACGCTCTGTTAGATAAAGACGGAATATCAGGCAAGTTCATCAGCGAGGAATTAGAACCGGAAACAGGCGAAATTCCTTGGTAATAATAAAATAGATAGAGCGAACGGACAAATAAATTACCTGTAACAAGGTATTAGCAGAAATAAGGCTGAAGTGCAAACTTCAGCTTTTATGTTTCCATAAAACTTTTTGTACATTTCCAAACTGAAATTATTGAGCACATACTCAAAATAAAAGCTAGTAAGCTGCAAAATTAACTTAGAATATAAGCCTTAAGTTTCAAACCTAAACCCAAGAAAGAGAGCGGGAATCGAACCCGTTAAAAAATTAATAGACAGATAGTCATAGAGATAATCATGTGTCTCAAAACTATAATTATTACATGTTTTTAATATAAAAAAAGCTAACAGTCAGTATGTTAGCTTTTTTTATATTTCATTTCGTACCCAGCAGCAGGAA
This window contains:
- a CDS encoding SDR family oxidoreductase — encoded protein: MKSAFITGANKGIGFETAKQLLQKGFYVYIGSRNLENGLQAVKKLAAEGLVSVEVIQIDVTDDDSVKNARIEIGKKKDVLDILINNAGINADGIAEDATAASIENFKKIYETNVYGVVRVTTAFIDILKKSKEPRIVNVSSNMGSLTLHSDPNSPNYGYKSFSAYSSSKSALNMYTIHLAHELRDTSFKVNAVCPGLTKTDHTNFFGGNVEVAGKRIVKYALLDKDGISGKFISEELEPETGEIPW
- a CDS encoding Crp/Fnr family transcriptional regulator gives rise to the protein MKELIEYILQFGNLNQQQINLITSNVIEIELRKDEYFSEAGKISRQVGFIVEGIVRGCYYNNKGEEITRCFIPENNLVVDYLSFESNSASAAYLQASTDCKLIVFSKQLWDELSLTIVGWDIIKNKMIQKCMYQLFNKNPMISKDATTRYLEFLDNYPSLVNRVALSHIASYLGVTQQSLSRIRKNIR